The proteins below come from a single Ruegeria sp. THAF33 genomic window:
- a CDS encoding AraC family transcriptional regulator, whose product MLDLLSDILTRLSLRGTFYFRTSFTPPFGIQVPGFENVARFHFVQRGELKVHVSTTGETLRLRQGDLILIPHGAPHALLCAEVKPLDALPLEQVLERAGYTGEGVLVYGGDDEERDTQLICGHFSFSGPAGRKGTGHMLIDRLPPYILIENYGEEAGSWMEATLRMIGSEVSGARIGGDLIALKLSEALFAQAIRAYLERQSPQDSALAGFADQRISRALTAFHQDPAKDWSVASLARVAGMSRTAFAQLFAEKMDTTPMQYLTDWRMQIACHGLTEARWNVADAAAEVGYASEAAFSRVFKKQVGLSPAAYRAMH is encoded by the coding sequence ATGTTGGACCTTCTCAGCGATATTCTCACCCGCCTTTCCCTGCGCGGCACGTTTTACTTCCGCACGTCATTCACACCGCCCTTCGGAATTCAGGTGCCGGGGTTCGAAAACGTGGCGCGGTTTCATTTTGTGCAGCGTGGTGAGCTCAAGGTTCATGTCTCGACCACAGGCGAAACGCTGCGGTTGAGGCAGGGGGACCTGATCCTGATCCCCCACGGGGCGCCGCACGCATTGCTCTGTGCCGAGGTCAAGCCGTTGGACGCATTGCCCCTGGAGCAGGTGCTGGAGCGCGCGGGCTACACAGGCGAAGGCGTGCTGGTCTATGGCGGTGATGACGAGGAACGGGACACACAGCTGATCTGCGGTCATTTCTCTTTTTCCGGCCCGGCCGGCCGAAAAGGCACCGGGCATATGCTGATAGACCGCCTGCCGCCCTATATCCTGATCGAGAATTATGGCGAAGAGGCCGGATCGTGGATGGAAGCCACCCTGCGCATGATCGGCTCTGAGGTTTCAGGCGCAAGAATCGGTGGAGACCTTATCGCGCTGAAACTGTCCGAGGCCCTGTTCGCTCAGGCGATCCGGGCCTATCTGGAGCGTCAGAGCCCGCAGGATTCCGCATTGGCAGGATTTGCTGATCAGCGCATCTCGCGGGCCTTGACCGCGTTCCACCAGGACCCGGCCAAGGACTGGAGCGTCGCGTCTTTGGCACGTGTGGCGGGTATGTCGCGCACTGCCTTTGCTCAGCTTTTTGCTGAAAAGATGGATACTACGCCGATGCAGTACCTCACGGATTGGCGGATGCAGATCGCATGCCACGGCCTGACCGAGGCACGATGGAACGTGGCAGATGCAGCGGCCGAGGTTGGGTATGCCTCCGAAGCGGCATTCTCACGCGTGTTCAAGAAACAGGTTGGGCTGTCACCGGCTGCGTACCGAGCGATGCATTGA
- a CDS encoding branched-chain amino acid aminotransferase — MAGYDDRDGTIWMDGKLVPWREANVHILTHAMHYASSVFEGERAYNGKIFKSREHSQRLIASAEALDMPMPYSVDEIEAAKEEALKASGLQDAYVRALVWRGSGEDMGVASARNPVRMAIAVWPWGAYYGDAKMQGAKLDIAEWKRPSPETIPVHAKAAGLYMICTISKHKAEAKGCSDALFMDWRGYVAEATGANVFFVKDGEVHTPLADCFLNGITRQTVIQMLKDKGITVHERRIKPEEMADFEQCWLTGTAAEVTPVGQIGEYTFEVGDLTRQIAEDYEKLVRS, encoded by the coding sequence ATGGCGGGGTATGATGATCGTGATGGCACCATTTGGATGGATGGCAAGCTGGTGCCCTGGCGTGAGGCCAATGTGCACATTCTGACCCACGCAATGCACTATGCGTCATCGGTATTCGAAGGCGAGCGCGCATACAACGGCAAGATCTTCAAAAGCCGCGAACATTCCCAGCGTCTGATCGCCTCGGCCGAAGCGCTGGACATGCCGATGCCTTATTCGGTTGATGAAATCGAAGCCGCAAAGGAAGAAGCGCTGAAAGCCAGCGGTTTGCAGGACGCGTATGTGCGGGCGCTGGTCTGGCGTGGCTCGGGCGAGGATATGGGCGTGGCCTCGGCGCGCAATCCGGTGCGCATGGCCATCGCAGTCTGGCCTTGGGGCGCCTATTACGGCGATGCCAAGATGCAGGGTGCCAAGCTGGACATCGCCGAATGGAAACGCCCCAGCCCGGAAACCATCCCGGTCCATGCCAAGGCGGCGGGTCTTTACATGATTTGCACCATTTCCAAGCACAAGGCCGAGGCCAAAGGATGCTCGGACGCATTGTTTATGGACTGGCGCGGATATGTCGCCGAGGCCACCGGCGCAAACGTGTTTTTCGTCAAGGATGGCGAGGTGCATACCCCGCTGGCAGACTGCTTCCTGAACGGCATCACCCGCCAGACGGTGATCCAGATGCTGAAAGACAAGGGCATCACCGTGCATGAGCGCCGCATCAAGCCCGAAGAAATGGCTGACTTCGAACAGTGCTGGCTGACCGGCACCGCGGCCGAGGTCACGCCTGTCGGACAGATCGGCGAATATACATTCGAGGTCGGCGACCTGACCCGCCAAATCGCCGAAGACTACGAGAAACTGGTTCGCTCGTAA